The following proteins are encoded in a genomic region of Toxotes jaculatrix isolate fToxJac2 chromosome 3, fToxJac2.pri, whole genome shotgun sequence:
- the LOC121179300 gene encoding tensin-2-like isoform X2 encodes MGCIHSTSADRMKKHGLGTDSGGIPVKAEPEVHPEILQLAELTEAGSHTFTEKSFKRRRVCDVCKQNINNPGAFCKECKVAVHKTCEAKVTPTCTSTPDLNGSTKSTSQKKRGSLPRSKSVEQVMEHVMERHYDFDLTYITERIISVFFLPDLEEQRYRRNLQEVASMLKSKHQDKFLLLNLSEKRHDITRLNQKVQDYGWPDLHAPPLDRICAICKAMETWLTSDPSNVVVLHCRGNKGKTGVIVAAYMHYSKISAGADQALTTLAMRKFCEDKVSSSLQPSQNRYIYYFGGLLSGSIKMNSSPLFLHQILVPSLPNFQTGGGFYPFLKIYQSLQLVYTSGVYDPQSSRARKLCVTMEPALLLKGDIMVKCYHRRSRAAEREVVFRVQFHTCTVHGAQLWFGKTELDLACTDDRFPPDATVEFIFSNGPEKMKGREYRKNDASIKVDYNTSDPVVRWDSYENFNLHHQDSMENISHTRGPLDGSLYAQVRKRRGPGSTASAASPNGCLTGSPTVKPQTPCQPQPPTYSSDSSRSSAPTDHLQDGEDRAREKTRGKEKDRETAILDDGDLSSPGGLRREHSCCGRAGANCGDVGWERERGPCLSNGHCLGRCNSIKNHPKSQTLPALPSKSVSPPPNSAHMELCHRHSAHPLPELPWERPPPPPPPPLPCLHRPYYPYSTPEHAHPHSHSLPASNRLCTGEECHLFHYSSHSPSSHVSHQSLPSSPYREMFFGSPTPSSGCPCRDCSSRREHQSASVRTFHPLHPEQLENPHWSPGAGVQRAREAPPLWESENPWEVVREAEFWQCKSAIPSFRVYPSSLDQGPNPEQPRFALGPHQSYHSPQSLLDVRDGASSGYHTPPPPRHSCPCSPYQSSPAESHESRGYASGYHSGSASPLPTSSPSPGKGRLPETPSRSREQQHAEVEKAKTNVEDDISQGSEGKSDSNGQSSTPGLDSDHDYTLIGSISPTHTEDSVTADSPPQSQETSTQLKSNTNSNNTITPVPSETQTQTSNISINSTQPSSEQSLSSDRKTSEAKTTGSVEGSNQSHASSYAAVIITPVQVQLNGSALPSDTPSDSSRSITMNPFASPSSSPSPTSPNSPIDSPEVKSSPQHSPLAPDTAGYRLTPDRDSSADNKPPSPVPDGYHTPTFPLASYYYPLLNVPHVPYTGYTAVTIPAIQPPLPEKKRLSSTGGSLNGHNSLLRVSSAPSPSHHVTFSPTLGEQRRGSAQSSYKEEADIRVNAKFVQDSSKYWYKPGISRDQAIAVLKDKEPGTFLIRDSNSFQGAYGLALKVATPPPNANITGSKGDPLEQLVRHFLIETGPRGVKIKGCQNESYFGSLSALVYQHSITPISLPCALHIPEKDLVGELQEMQSATNTSTAADLLKQGAACNVLYLNSVETESLTGPEAVSRATKCTLTLSPRPVATVVHFKVSSQGITLTDSKRRLFFRRHYPINSVTFSSLDPQDQRMFGFVARRTGSATENVCHLFAEMDPEQPAVAIVNFINKVMLGPQLRR; translated from the exons GTGACTCCCACCTGCACCTCAACACCAGATCTG AACGGTTCCACTAAATCAAcatcacagaagaagagaggctCCTTACCAAG GAGTAAAAGTGTGGAACAAGTGATGGAGCATGTGATGGAGCGCCACTACGATTTTGACCTCACCTACATCACAGAGAGGATcatctctgtcttcttcctgcCAGACCTGGAGGAGCAGCGGTACCGCAGAAACCTACAGGAAGTGGCCTCCATGCTAAAATCAAAACACCAAGACAAGTTTCTG CTACTGAATTTATCGGAGAAGAGACATGACATCACCAGACTTAACCAAAAG GTTCAGGACTACGGCTGGCCTGATCTTCACGCCCCACCTTTGGACAGGATCTGTGCCATCTGTAAAGCCATGGAGACctggctgacctctgaccccagcaACGTAGTGGTCCTCCACTGCAGG GGAAACAAAGGGAAGACGGGGGTCATTGTGGCAGCCTACATGCACTACAGCAAGATATCTGCTGG AGCAGACCAGGCTCTCACCACACTGGCCATGAGGAAGTTCTGTGAAGACAAAGTCAGCTCTTCCCTACAGCCCTCACAGAACAG GTACATCTACTACTTTGGCGGTCTGTTGTCAGGTTCCATCAAAATGAACAGCAGTCCTCTGTTCCTCCACCAGATCCTCGTTCCCTCACTACCGAACTTCCAGACTGGAGGAG GTTTCTATCCCTTCCTGAAAATCTACCAGTCTCTACAGCTGGTCTACACCTCAGGCGTCTA tGATCCTCAAAGCTCCAGGGCGAGGAAGTTGTGTGTGACTATGGAGCCAGCGCTATTATTAAAGGGAGACATTATG GTGAAGTGCTACCACCGGAGGAGtcgagcagcagagagagaggtggtcTTCAGAGTCCAGTTTCACACCTGCACTGTTCATGGAGCCCAGCTGTGGTTTGGCAAGACTGAACTGGACTTGGCCTGCACAG ATGACAGGTTCCCTCCTGACGCTACAGTCGAATTTATCTTCTCCAATGggccagagaaaatgaaag GTCGAGAATACCGCAAGAACGATGCCTCTATCAAAGTGGACTATAACACCTCAGACCCTGTGGTCAGATGGGATTCTTATGAAAACTTCAACCTGCACCACCAAGACAGCATGGAAA ATATCTCTCATACGAGGGGCCCTCTGGACGGCAGTCTCTACGCACAGGTGAGGAAGCGACGTGGGCCAGGCTCGACTGCCTCAGCAGCATCTCCCAATGGATGCCTCACAGGCAGCCCAACAGTGAAGCCACAAACTCCCTGCCAGCCCCAGCCGCCCACCTACAGCAGTGATTCCAGTCGTTCCTCAGCTCCCACTGATCATCTGCAAGACGGGgaagacagagcaagagagaagacaagagggaaagaaaaggataGGGAGACGGCGATTTTAGATGATGGAGACCTCTCAAGTCCAGGGGGTTTGAGGCGAGAACATTCATGTTGTGGTCGGGCAGGTGCAAATTGTGGCGATGTGggatgggagagggagagagggccCTGCCTTTCTAATGGTCACTGTCTCGGACGTTGTAACAGCattaaaaatcatccaaaaagcCAAACTCTGCCTGCTTTACCATCCAAATCTGTGTCCCCTCCTCCAAATTCAGCTCATATGGAACTTTGCCATCGCCATAGTGCCCATCCTTTACCAGAGTTACCGTGGGAACGTCcgcccccacctccacctccaccgcTGCCCTGTCTCCACAGGCCATACTACCCTTATTCTACCCCTgaacacgcacacccacacagccacTCCCTCCCAGCCTCAAACAGACTCTGCACTGGGGAGGAGTGTCACCTCTTCCATTATTCCAGCCACAGCCCATCCTCTCATGTCTCCCATCAGTCCCTGCCCTCTAGCCCTTACAGGGAAATGTTCTTCGGCTCTCCAACACCGTCCTCTGGTTGCCCCTGTCGGGACTGCTCCAGCAGGCGAGAGCACCAATCAGCCTCTGTCAGAACATTCCACCCATTACACCCAGAACAACTGGAAAACCCACACTGGTCCCCAGGAGCAGGGGTACAACGAGCAAGAGAGGCGCCTCCACTCTGGGAAAGTGAAAATCCGTGGGAGGTGGTGAGGGAGGCCGAGTTCTGGCAGTGCAAATCAGCCATACCTTCTTTTCGGGTGTACCCCTCCTCTTTGGATCAGGGTCCAAACCCAGAGCAGCCTAGATTTGCCCTTGGACCTCACCAGAGCTACCATAGCCCCCAGTCTCTGTTGGATGTGCGGGATGGAGCCAGCAGTGGGTACCATACCCCTCCACCACCCCGCCACTCCTGCCCCTGCTCTCCTTATCAGTCATCACCAGCTGAGAGCCATGAGAGCCGGGGTTATGCCTCAGGATACCACTCTGGATCGGCCTCGCCTCTGCCCACTAGTAGCCCGTCTCCTGGGAAAGGCAGGCTGCCCGAGACGCCCTCTAGATCCAGAGAACAACAGCATGCTGAAG TGGAAAAGGCCAAAACGAATGTGGAGGATGACATATCCCAGGGTTCAGAGGGTAAATCGGACTCTAATGGCCAGTCAAGCACCCCTGGACTGGACTCTGATCATGACTACACACTTATTGGTAGCATCAgccccacacacactgaagacag TGTTACTGCTGATAGCCCTCCTCAAAGCCAAGAAACCTCCACACAGCTAAAATCCAACACAAATAGCAACAACACTATCACACCAGTaccatcagaaacacaaacccaaACTTCCAACATATCCATAAACTCTACACAACCATCAAGTGAGCAGAGTTTGAGTTCTGATCGAAAGACGAGTGAAGCCAAGACCACAGGAAGTGTTGAAGGATCTAACCAATCACATGCTTCAAGTTATGCTGCTGTCATTATCACCCCAGTCCAAGTGCAACTCAATGGTTCTGCCCTTCCCAGCGATACCCCATCCGACAGCAGCAGAAGTATAACCATGAACCCTTTTGCCTCCCCCAGTTCTAGCCCTTCTCCCACTTCCCCAAATTCTCCTATTGACTCCCCAGAGGTGAAGTCCTCTCCCCAGCACTCCCCATTGGCTCCAGACACAGCAGGGTACAGACTGACTCCAGACAGGGACAGCTCAGCTGACAACAAACCTCCATCACCTGTGCCCGACGGATATCACACACCCACATTTCCATTAGCATCCTATTACTACCCATTACTAAACGTCCCCCATGTCCCATACACGGGATACACTGCAGTCACCATCCCCGCTATCCAGCCACCGCTCCCTGAGAAGAAACGCCTTTCCTCCACCGGAGGATCTCTGAACGGACACAACTCTCTTCTCAGAGTCTCCTCAGCTCCTTCCCCCTCGCACCACGTTACTTTCTCCCCTACTCTGGGAGAACAGAGACGAGGGTCTGCACAGTCGAGCTATAAAGAGGAGGCAGACATCAGGGTTAATGCTAAGTTTGTCCAGGATAGCTCCAAGTACTGGTACAAACCAGGCATCTCTAGAGACCAAG CTATAGCTGTGTTAAAGGACAAGGAGCCAGGAACGTTCCTCATCAGAGACAGTAACTCCTTCCAAGGGGCCTACGGTCTGGCCCTCAAAGTGGCCACCCCTCCTCCCAATGCCAACATCACTGGCAGCAAAG GGGATCCTCTGGAACAGCTGGTGAGACACTTCCTCATCGAGACTGGGCCACGGGGAGTGAAGATCAAGGGCTGTCAGAACGAATCTTATTTCG GAAGTTTATCTGCTCTGGTGTACCAGCATTCAATTACTCCCATCTCTCTACCCTGTGCCCTTCACATCCCAGAAAAAG ATCTGGTGGGGGAGCTTCAGGAGATGCAGAGTGCAACAAACACCAGCACAGCAGCTGACCTCCTCAAACAGGGAGCAG CCTGCAACGTGCTCTACCTGAACTCTGTGGAAACTGAATCGCTGACGGGGCCGGAGGCAGTTTCCAGGGCAACCAAGTGCACGCTGACTCTGAGTCCACGTCCAGTGGCAACAGTGGTCCACTTTAAAGTGTCCTCTCAGGGGATCACTCTAACAGACAGCAAAAGAAG gCTATTTTTCAGGAGACACTACCCAATCAACAGTGTCACGTTCAGCAGCCTTGACCCACAAGACCAGAG GATGTTTGGTTTTGTGGCCAGGCGAACGGGCAGTGCCACAGAGAACGTGTGTCACCTATTTGCAGAGATGGACCCCGAGCAGCCAGCTGTGGCCATCGTCAACTTTATCAACAAAGTGATGCTGGGACCACAGCTACGTAGATGA
- the LOC121179300 gene encoding tensin-2-like isoform X1 — translation MGCIHSTSADRMKKHGLGTDSGGIPVKAEPEVHPEILQLAELTEAGSHTFTEKSFKRRRVCDVCKQNINNPGAFCKECKVAVHKTCEAKVTPTCTSTPDLNGSTKSTSQKKRGSLPRSKSVEQVMEHVMERHYDFDLTYITERIISVFFLPDLEEQRYRRNLQEVASMLKSKHQDKFLLLNLSEKRHDITRLNQKVQDYGWPDLHAPPLDRICAICKAMETWLTSDPSNVVVLHCRGNKGKTGVIVAAYMHYSKISAGADQALTTLAMRKFCEDKVSSSLQPSQNRYIYYFGGLLSGSIKMNSSPLFLHQILVPSLPNFQTGGGFYPFLKIYQSLQLVYTSGVYDPQSSRARKLCVTMEPALLLKGDIMVKCYHRRSRAAEREVVFRVQFHTCTVHGAQLWFGKTELDLACTDDRFPPDATVEFIFSNGPEKMKGREYRKNDASIKVDYNTSDPVVRWDSYENFNLHHQDSMENISHTRGPLDGSLYAQVRKRRGPGSTASAASPNGCLTGSPTVKPQTPCQPQPPTYSSDSSRSSAPTDHLQDGEDRAREKTRGKEKDRETAILDDGDLSSPGGLRREHSCCGRAGANCGDVGWERERGPCLSNGHCLGRCNSIKNHPKSQTLPALPSKSVSPPPNSAHMELCHRHSAHPLPELPWERPPPPPPPPLPCLHRPYYPYSTPEHAHPHSHSLPASNRLCTGEECHLFHYSSHSPSSHVSHQSLPSSPYREMFFGSPTPSSGCPCRDCSSRREHQSASVRTFHPLHPEQLENPHWSPGAGVQRAREAPPLWESENPWEVVREAEFWQCKSAIPSFRVYPSSLDQGPNPEQPRFALGPHQSYHSPQSLLDVRDGASSGYHTPPPPRHSCPCSPYQSSPAESHESRGYASGYHSGSASPLPTSSPSPGKGRLPETPSRSREQQHAEVEKAKTNVEDDISQGSEGKSDSNGQSSTPGLDSDHDYTLIGSISPTHTEDSVTADSPPQSQETSTQLKSNTNSNNTITPVPSETQTQTSNISINSTQPSSEQSLSSDRKTSEAKTTGSVEGSNQSHASSYAAVIITPVQVQLNGSALPSDTPSDSSRSITMNPFASPSSSPSPTSPNSPIDSPEVKSSPQHSPLAPDTAGYRLTPDRDSSADNKPPSPVPDGYHTPTFPLASYYYPLLNVPHVPYTGYTAVTIPAIQPPLPEKKRLSSTGGSLNGHNSLLRVSSAPSPSHHVTFSPTLGEQRRGSAQSSYKEEADIRVNAKFVQDSSKYWYKPGISRDQAIAVLKDKEPGTFLIRDSNSFQGAYGLALKVATPPPNANITGSKGDPLEQLVRHFLIETGPRGVKIKGCQNESYFGSLSALVYQHSITPISLPCALHIPEKDLVGELQEMQSATNTSTAADLLKQGAACNVLYLNSVETESLTGPEAVSRATKCTLTLSPRPVATVVHFKVSSQGITLTDSKRRLFFRRHYPINSVTFSSLDPQDQRWTNSDSTSSKMFGFVARRTGSATENVCHLFAEMDPEQPAVAIVNFINKVMLGPQLRR, via the exons GTGACTCCCACCTGCACCTCAACACCAGATCTG AACGGTTCCACTAAATCAAcatcacagaagaagagaggctCCTTACCAAG GAGTAAAAGTGTGGAACAAGTGATGGAGCATGTGATGGAGCGCCACTACGATTTTGACCTCACCTACATCACAGAGAGGATcatctctgtcttcttcctgcCAGACCTGGAGGAGCAGCGGTACCGCAGAAACCTACAGGAAGTGGCCTCCATGCTAAAATCAAAACACCAAGACAAGTTTCTG CTACTGAATTTATCGGAGAAGAGACATGACATCACCAGACTTAACCAAAAG GTTCAGGACTACGGCTGGCCTGATCTTCACGCCCCACCTTTGGACAGGATCTGTGCCATCTGTAAAGCCATGGAGACctggctgacctctgaccccagcaACGTAGTGGTCCTCCACTGCAGG GGAAACAAAGGGAAGACGGGGGTCATTGTGGCAGCCTACATGCACTACAGCAAGATATCTGCTGG AGCAGACCAGGCTCTCACCACACTGGCCATGAGGAAGTTCTGTGAAGACAAAGTCAGCTCTTCCCTACAGCCCTCACAGAACAG GTACATCTACTACTTTGGCGGTCTGTTGTCAGGTTCCATCAAAATGAACAGCAGTCCTCTGTTCCTCCACCAGATCCTCGTTCCCTCACTACCGAACTTCCAGACTGGAGGAG GTTTCTATCCCTTCCTGAAAATCTACCAGTCTCTACAGCTGGTCTACACCTCAGGCGTCTA tGATCCTCAAAGCTCCAGGGCGAGGAAGTTGTGTGTGACTATGGAGCCAGCGCTATTATTAAAGGGAGACATTATG GTGAAGTGCTACCACCGGAGGAGtcgagcagcagagagagaggtggtcTTCAGAGTCCAGTTTCACACCTGCACTGTTCATGGAGCCCAGCTGTGGTTTGGCAAGACTGAACTGGACTTGGCCTGCACAG ATGACAGGTTCCCTCCTGACGCTACAGTCGAATTTATCTTCTCCAATGggccagagaaaatgaaag GTCGAGAATACCGCAAGAACGATGCCTCTATCAAAGTGGACTATAACACCTCAGACCCTGTGGTCAGATGGGATTCTTATGAAAACTTCAACCTGCACCACCAAGACAGCATGGAAA ATATCTCTCATACGAGGGGCCCTCTGGACGGCAGTCTCTACGCACAGGTGAGGAAGCGACGTGGGCCAGGCTCGACTGCCTCAGCAGCATCTCCCAATGGATGCCTCACAGGCAGCCCAACAGTGAAGCCACAAACTCCCTGCCAGCCCCAGCCGCCCACCTACAGCAGTGATTCCAGTCGTTCCTCAGCTCCCACTGATCATCTGCAAGACGGGgaagacagagcaagagagaagacaagagggaaagaaaaggataGGGAGACGGCGATTTTAGATGATGGAGACCTCTCAAGTCCAGGGGGTTTGAGGCGAGAACATTCATGTTGTGGTCGGGCAGGTGCAAATTGTGGCGATGTGggatgggagagggagagagggccCTGCCTTTCTAATGGTCACTGTCTCGGACGTTGTAACAGCattaaaaatcatccaaaaagcCAAACTCTGCCTGCTTTACCATCCAAATCTGTGTCCCCTCCTCCAAATTCAGCTCATATGGAACTTTGCCATCGCCATAGTGCCCATCCTTTACCAGAGTTACCGTGGGAACGTCcgcccccacctccacctccaccgcTGCCCTGTCTCCACAGGCCATACTACCCTTATTCTACCCCTgaacacgcacacccacacagccacTCCCTCCCAGCCTCAAACAGACTCTGCACTGGGGAGGAGTGTCACCTCTTCCATTATTCCAGCCACAGCCCATCCTCTCATGTCTCCCATCAGTCCCTGCCCTCTAGCCCTTACAGGGAAATGTTCTTCGGCTCTCCAACACCGTCCTCTGGTTGCCCCTGTCGGGACTGCTCCAGCAGGCGAGAGCACCAATCAGCCTCTGTCAGAACATTCCACCCATTACACCCAGAACAACTGGAAAACCCACACTGGTCCCCAGGAGCAGGGGTACAACGAGCAAGAGAGGCGCCTCCACTCTGGGAAAGTGAAAATCCGTGGGAGGTGGTGAGGGAGGCCGAGTTCTGGCAGTGCAAATCAGCCATACCTTCTTTTCGGGTGTACCCCTCCTCTTTGGATCAGGGTCCAAACCCAGAGCAGCCTAGATTTGCCCTTGGACCTCACCAGAGCTACCATAGCCCCCAGTCTCTGTTGGATGTGCGGGATGGAGCCAGCAGTGGGTACCATACCCCTCCACCACCCCGCCACTCCTGCCCCTGCTCTCCTTATCAGTCATCACCAGCTGAGAGCCATGAGAGCCGGGGTTATGCCTCAGGATACCACTCTGGATCGGCCTCGCCTCTGCCCACTAGTAGCCCGTCTCCTGGGAAAGGCAGGCTGCCCGAGACGCCCTCTAGATCCAGAGAACAACAGCATGCTGAAG TGGAAAAGGCCAAAACGAATGTGGAGGATGACATATCCCAGGGTTCAGAGGGTAAATCGGACTCTAATGGCCAGTCAAGCACCCCTGGACTGGACTCTGATCATGACTACACACTTATTGGTAGCATCAgccccacacacactgaagacag TGTTACTGCTGATAGCCCTCCTCAAAGCCAAGAAACCTCCACACAGCTAAAATCCAACACAAATAGCAACAACACTATCACACCAGTaccatcagaaacacaaacccaaACTTCCAACATATCCATAAACTCTACACAACCATCAAGTGAGCAGAGTTTGAGTTCTGATCGAAAGACGAGTGAAGCCAAGACCACAGGAAGTGTTGAAGGATCTAACCAATCACATGCTTCAAGTTATGCTGCTGTCATTATCACCCCAGTCCAAGTGCAACTCAATGGTTCTGCCCTTCCCAGCGATACCCCATCCGACAGCAGCAGAAGTATAACCATGAACCCTTTTGCCTCCCCCAGTTCTAGCCCTTCTCCCACTTCCCCAAATTCTCCTATTGACTCCCCAGAGGTGAAGTCCTCTCCCCAGCACTCCCCATTGGCTCCAGACACAGCAGGGTACAGACTGACTCCAGACAGGGACAGCTCAGCTGACAACAAACCTCCATCACCTGTGCCCGACGGATATCACACACCCACATTTCCATTAGCATCCTATTACTACCCATTACTAAACGTCCCCCATGTCCCATACACGGGATACACTGCAGTCACCATCCCCGCTATCCAGCCACCGCTCCCTGAGAAGAAACGCCTTTCCTCCACCGGAGGATCTCTGAACGGACACAACTCTCTTCTCAGAGTCTCCTCAGCTCCTTCCCCCTCGCACCACGTTACTTTCTCCCCTACTCTGGGAGAACAGAGACGAGGGTCTGCACAGTCGAGCTATAAAGAGGAGGCAGACATCAGGGTTAATGCTAAGTTTGTCCAGGATAGCTCCAAGTACTGGTACAAACCAGGCATCTCTAGAGACCAAG CTATAGCTGTGTTAAAGGACAAGGAGCCAGGAACGTTCCTCATCAGAGACAGTAACTCCTTCCAAGGGGCCTACGGTCTGGCCCTCAAAGTGGCCACCCCTCCTCCCAATGCCAACATCACTGGCAGCAAAG GGGATCCTCTGGAACAGCTGGTGAGACACTTCCTCATCGAGACTGGGCCACGGGGAGTGAAGATCAAGGGCTGTCAGAACGAATCTTATTTCG GAAGTTTATCTGCTCTGGTGTACCAGCATTCAATTACTCCCATCTCTCTACCCTGTGCCCTTCACATCCCAGAAAAAG ATCTGGTGGGGGAGCTTCAGGAGATGCAGAGTGCAACAAACACCAGCACAGCAGCTGACCTCCTCAAACAGGGAGCAG CCTGCAACGTGCTCTACCTGAACTCTGTGGAAACTGAATCGCTGACGGGGCCGGAGGCAGTTTCCAGGGCAACCAAGTGCACGCTGACTCTGAGTCCACGTCCAGTGGCAACAGTGGTCCACTTTAAAGTGTCCTCTCAGGGGATCACTCTAACAGACAGCAAAAGAAG gCTATTTTTCAGGAGACACTACCCAATCAACAGTGTCACGTTCAGCAGCCTTGACCCACAAGACCAGAG GTGGACTAATTCTGATAGCACATCAAGCAA GATGTTTGGTTTTGTGGCCAGGCGAACGGGCAGTGCCACAGAGAACGTGTGTCACCTATTTGCAGAGATGGACCCCGAGCAGCCAGCTGTGGCCATCGTCAACTTTATCAACAAAGTGATGCTGGGACCACAGCTACGTAGATGA